A window of the Paraburkholderia sp. ZP32-5 genome harbors these coding sequences:
- a CDS encoding nuclear transport factor 2 family protein, with amino-acid sequence MTASPVSTTAVEIPVQQQLDAYNARDIDAFIAHWADDCEYYEFPSRLLARGTAQIRERHVARFKEPNLFGKLIQRSVIDNLVVDHEIVQRTFAEGPGEVDVLAIYEVENGKITKAWFKLGTPRLDAATRTHNPRD; translated from the coding sequence ATGACTGCATCTCCCGTATCGACGACAGCCGTCGAGATTCCCGTCCAGCAGCAGCTCGACGCGTACAACGCGCGCGACATCGACGCATTCATCGCTCACTGGGCCGACGACTGCGAATACTATGAATTCCCATCGCGACTGCTTGCGCGCGGAACAGCGCAGATTCGCGAGCGCCACGTCGCGCGATTCAAGGAACCCAATCTGTTCGGCAAGCTGATCCAGCGCAGCGTTATCGACAATCTGGTCGTGGATCACGAGATTGTTCAACGTACCTTTGCCGAAGGTCCGGGCGAAGTCGACGTACTCGCAATCTATGAAGTCGAAAACGGCAAAATCACGAAGGCGTGGTTCAAGCTCGGAACACCAAGGCTCG
- a CDS encoding LysR substrate-binding domain-containing protein, which translates to MSVVEQHLLARLRARHLALLVALADTLSIHRAADRLHMTQPAASKALRELEELFGTRLFERYSHGLRPTAATQIVIDHARIMLSEMQKLGGDLELLANGAQGKVRVGIMPVAIPGLLTRVLALMDKEAPRVVTEFHEGALDWMLAGLAQGKLDCIVGRLGEGTAAAPFCREVLFEEDVCIVARAGHPLAKRKKITPAMLAAADWIFPGADAPLRASIRSFFADCQIPSPIPKVESVSVLVNLQVLQETDWLAFLPHQIAVEYQKLGVLAVLEALNEWTMPAVGLVTRAETRPAPALQIFAQLVRRVGEEIGELRGRE; encoded by the coding sequence ATGAGCGTCGTCGAACAGCATCTACTCGCGCGATTGAGAGCGCGTCATCTCGCGCTACTGGTAGCGCTCGCGGATACGCTGAGCATCCATCGGGCCGCCGATCGCCTGCATATGACACAGCCCGCGGCGAGCAAGGCACTGCGTGAGCTGGAAGAACTGTTTGGAACACGTCTGTTCGAGCGTTATTCGCATGGCTTGCGGCCCACCGCGGCGACGCAGATCGTCATCGATCACGCACGCATCATGCTGAGCGAAATGCAAAAGCTCGGCGGCGATCTCGAACTGCTCGCCAATGGCGCACAGGGAAAAGTGCGCGTCGGCATCATGCCGGTTGCGATTCCAGGCTTGCTGACCCGCGTGCTTGCGCTGATGGACAAGGAGGCGCCGCGCGTCGTCACCGAGTTTCACGAGGGCGCGCTCGACTGGATGCTTGCCGGGCTCGCGCAGGGAAAGCTCGACTGCATCGTCGGCAGGCTCGGAGAAGGAACGGCCGCCGCGCCGTTCTGCCGTGAGGTGCTATTCGAGGAAGACGTTTGCATCGTCGCGCGCGCTGGGCATCCGCTCGCGAAGCGCAAGAAGATCACGCCGGCCATGCTGGCCGCCGCCGACTGGATCTTTCCCGGCGCGGACGCGCCGCTGCGTGCATCGATCCGCAGCTTCTTTGCTGACTGTCAGATTCCTTCGCCAATTCCCAAAGTGGAATCCGTTTCGGTACTCGTGAACCTTCAAGTGCTGCAGGAAACCGACTGGCTTGCGTTTCTGCCGCATCAGATCGCGGTCGAATATCAGAAACTCGGCGTGCTGGCTGTACTCGAAGCGCTGAATGAATGGACGATGCCCGCGGTGGGACTCGTTACGCGCGCCGAAACGCGCCCGGCGCCGGCATTGCAGATCTTCGCGCAGCTCGTGCGGCGCGTGGGAGAGGAGATTGGGGAATTGCGGGGGCGTGAGTAG
- a CDS encoding MBL fold metallo-hydrolase gives MKVTLLGTGTPILNINRFGISVLVEAGTQKLLFDAGRGAAMRLHQQQVPLRDLSAIFISLLNSDHITGLPDIYATAPLPTDDGRLRKPMLLFGPDGIDNVARGTERFFKDQNRMRMLEGEVVEPATHIIAKRVEPGVVYEKDGVKVIAFLIEHGHVKPDYGYRVEYSGHAVVVTDDTTYSANLVAHAKDADLLVQSVAIGSRALEKAAPDYVNHFYGYLASPEKAARILKEAQPKLAVFAHISLYSKPGIPRASVDELRERIRSVYDGKFVIGEDLMSFDIDTSGVKQADYSPEIRQKEPI, from the coding sequence ATGAAAGTCACGCTTCTCGGTACGGGCACTCCCATTCTCAACATCAATCGTTTCGGCATTAGCGTGCTCGTCGAGGCGGGTACTCAAAAGCTGCTGTTCGATGCCGGACGCGGCGCCGCGATGCGCTTGCATCAGCAACAGGTGCCATTGCGCGATCTCTCCGCGATCTTTATCAGCCTGCTGAATTCCGACCATATCACCGGATTACCGGATATTTACGCCACCGCACCACTGCCGACGGATGACGGACGTCTGCGCAAGCCAATGCTTCTATTCGGCCCGGACGGCATCGATAACGTCGCGCGCGGCACCGAACGGTTCTTCAAGGATCAGAACCGCATGCGCATGCTGGAAGGCGAGGTAGTAGAGCCGGCCACGCATATCATCGCGAAACGCGTCGAGCCGGGTGTCGTCTACGAGAAAGACGGCGTGAAGGTGATTGCGTTTCTGATCGAGCATGGTCATGTGAAACCGGACTATGGTTACCGCGTCGAATACAGCGGCCATGCGGTGGTTGTCACTGACGACACAACCTATTCGGCGAATCTGGTTGCACACGCAAAAGATGCCGATCTGCTCGTGCAGAGTGTTGCAATCGGTAGCCGTGCACTCGAGAAGGCCGCGCCCGACTATGTGAATCATTTCTATGGCTATCTCGCGAGTCCGGAGAAGGCGGCACGGATTCTCAAGGAAGCGCAGCCGAAGCTGGCGGTATTCGCGCACATCTCGCTCTATAGCAAACCCGGAATACCGCGCGCGAGTGTCGACGAATTGCGTGAACGGATTCGGTCAGTCTATGACGGCAAGTTCGTTATCGGCGAGGACCTGATGTCATTCGATATCGACACAAGCGGTGTGAAGCAGGCGGACTATTCGCCCGAGATCCGCCAGAAAGAGCCCATCTAA
- a CDS encoding porin has translation MKKRLVAAAVMAAVSGIAHAQSSVTLYGIIDDGLLFSTNSKGGHLYSLSSSILQGSRWGLRGSEDLGGGLKAIFVLESGFDPNTGKLAQGGLGFGRQAFVGLAGKYGSLALGRQYDLVVDYVGILGVARQWGGIISAHPGDIDNFNNAYRVNNAIKYTSANYVGLTFGGLYSLGGLAGDLTRNQIYSFGARYTNGPLELGAGYLNARNPNVSFFGNSTSGAIATNVSNVTSPVYSGYGSANTYQVIAAGGAYTFGSATLGATYSNIRFLNLGSSYASAFAGQSVTFNSAELNFRYQLTPALLVGAAYHYTKGGDIDGQTGATYQQGQVGVDYFLSKRTDVYLIGVYQHASGNAVETNSKGVDVVVPAVAAINNLTPSSNQNQAALRVGIRHKF, from the coding sequence ATGAAGAAGCGACTCGTTGCCGCGGCGGTAATGGCGGCTGTTTCGGGCATTGCCCACGCACAGAGCAGCGTTACGCTGTACGGCATCATCGATGACGGATTGCTGTTCAGCACGAACAGCAAAGGCGGCCACCTGTATAGCTTGTCGAGCAGCATTCTGCAGGGAAGCCGGTGGGGGCTGAGAGGCTCCGAAGATCTCGGCGGCGGACTAAAGGCGATTTTCGTACTGGAAAGCGGTTTCGATCCGAACACCGGCAAGCTCGCACAGGGTGGACTCGGCTTTGGCCGTCAAGCATTCGTTGGATTGGCCGGCAAATATGGATCGCTGGCGTTGGGACGCCAATACGATCTGGTTGTCGACTACGTCGGTATATTGGGTGTGGCGCGACAGTGGGGCGGCATCATCTCCGCGCATCCTGGCGACATCGATAACTTCAACAACGCTTATCGCGTCAATAACGCGATCAAGTACACGAGCGCGAACTATGTCGGTTTGACGTTTGGCGGCCTCTATAGCCTCGGTGGCTTGGCCGGAGACCTAACTCGCAATCAGATCTATTCGTTCGGTGCGCGCTATACGAATGGCCCACTGGAATTGGGTGCAGGGTATCTGAATGCACGCAACCCGAACGTCAGCTTCTTTGGCAATAGTACTTCCGGCGCGATTGCGACGAACGTATCGAACGTCACGTCGCCGGTGTACTCAGGATATGGGTCGGCGAATACCTATCAGGTGATTGCCGCGGGCGGCGCCTATACGTTCGGCTCGGCAACGCTCGGCGCGACGTATTCGAACATCCGGTTCCTGAATCTCGGCAGTTCGTATGCGTCCGCGTTTGCGGGGCAATCCGTCACGTTCAATAGCGCGGAACTCAATTTCCGCTATCAATTGACGCCCGCGTTACTGGTCGGCGCCGCGTATCACTATACGAAGGGCGGTGATATCGATGGACAGACCGGCGCCACGTATCAGCAGGGGCAAGTGGGCGTCGACTACTTTCTGTCGAAACGTACCGACGTTTATCTGATCGGTGTGTATCAGCACGCGTCGGGAAATGCGGTCGAGACTAATAGCAAGGGTGTCGACGTGGTGGTGCCGGCGGTGGCGGCGATCAATAATCTGACGCCATCGTCGAATCAGAATCAGGCGGCACTACGCGTCGGGATACGGCACAAGTTCTGA